A stretch of Dromaius novaehollandiae isolate bDroNov1 chromosome 8, bDroNov1.hap1, whole genome shotgun sequence DNA encodes these proteins:
- the LOC112986649 gene encoding E3 ubiquitin-protein ligase RNF170-like isoform X2, producing MESLQIWQPCNHSDFSCPICLQTATFPVETNCGHLFCGSCLITYWKHSPWLGAITCPLCRQKVILLDNISCEKQHDKPTKQIVHDIRDYNKRFSGQPRPFADYLYDMPLFLTVLLRRISTWDGLVWIFFLRVVVCSFGAIICLPSPFDTMPGLLCRILGAADDMVVVFLLLICMINICQQIISDRVDMARSASQSMLSDS from the exons GAATCTCTCCAAATTTGGCAACCTTGTAATCACAGTGACTTCAGCTGCCCAATCTGTCTCCAAACAGCTACTTTCCCAGTAGAAACCAACTGTGGACATCTATTCTGTG GTTCCTGTCTAATTACATACTGGAAACATAGTCCCTGGTTAGGAGCAATTACCTGCCCTCTCTGCAGACAAAAG GTGATTCTTCTGGACAACATCTCTTGTGAAAAGCAACATGATAAACCAACTAAACAAATTGTACATGACATTAGAGATTACAACAAACGTTTCTCAGGGCAACCTCGACCT TTTGCAGATTACCTTTATGACATGCCATTATTCCTGACTGTTTTGTTGCGAAGAATCTCTACCTGGGATGGTCTcgtatggatttttttcctgagagttGTTGTATGCTCCTTCGGAGCAATCATATGCTTACCTTCTCCATTTGACACGATGCCTGGGCTTCTCTGTAGAATACTTGGAGCAGCTGATGACATGGTGgtagttttccttcttttaatatGCATGATAAACATTTGTCAGCAAATTATATCAGACAGGGTGGATATGGCAAGGTCTGCATCTCAGAGCATGCTGTCAGATTCCTGA